Sequence from the Fibrobacter sp. UWR2 genome:
TTCTAGTGTATATTATCAACTTGTTTTGCCACAATTGTATCATGGCAAAAATGCTGAAATTGAAGAAATTTGGCCAAAAGTGCTTAAATTTTACAAAAAATTTGAATTTTGTATCATGAAACTATTGCGTTTCGAAAAAAAAGAGTATATATTCAGTATTGTATGAAACGTGTGATGGAATACCAGAATTTTCGCATCTATGTGCGTGACTTCTATACGGAGCGTAAGCGTAGTTCCGGTTTCACCTGGCGTGATTTTGCCAAGGCTGCCGGGTATTCCTCTCCGGTGTTTCTCAAGTTGGTCTGTGACGACAAGGCTAATTTGAGTGATGTGGGTATCGAACGTGTGGCCAATGCAATGGGCCTCACCGGTGCCGACCTTCAGTATTTCCGCGTGCTGGTGAATTTCAACCAGGAAAAGGATTCCGCGAAGAAGAAGGAACTCTTCAAGGAACTCCGGGCCATCGCCAAGGATAACGAGATGACTCTCGTGGGCGAGGACCAGTACGATTATTACGAATCGTGGATTAACCCTGTGTTGCGCGAATTGGTGCCGCAGGTTCCCGATGCCACACCGGCCCAGATGGCCGACATGCTCGCGTTCGATACGCAGGCAGCTGAAGTGAAGAAGGCGCTCAAGCTCCTGCAGAAGGTGGGGTTACTGGACAAGGATTCCGAAGGCCGTTACGAGCAGTCCTCCAAGGCCATTACCACCGGCAATATCGAAGTGGCGAGCCTTTCTGTGCGTGAGATGCATCGCCAAATGGGGCAACTCGCCGTGCGCTCCCTGGACGAAGTCCCCGTGAATGAGCGCGATGTCTCGGGCCTTACGATTGGTGTTTCTGAAGATGCATACTACCGTATAACGAAGGAAATTGAAGATTTCCGCCGTCGCATTGCATCTATTGTCATGCAGGATACGGATGAAGATCGCGTTTACCGCCTGAACGTCCAGCTTTTCCCGCTGACAAAGAAGATTAAGAAGGGGGAGAAGAATGTTTAACTTCAAGCACATATCCTTGTGTGCAGCAGGGCTAGCGTTCGGCCTCGCCGGTTTGCATTTTGTGGCTTGTACAACCGAAGTTGCGAACGGTGTTAGCGAGGAGACGAATACTGTTGCGGGAATCCTGATGGACGGCTCCGGAAAGGCTGTCGCCGGAGTCCCGGTTTGTGCCCGTCATTTCATGTTCGATACGATCTCGGTAGTTGATACGACAGATTCCGATGGCAAGTTTGGGCTTGCGATTAGCCGCCAGGGACAGTACGGCTTGAGCGCTAGCAAGGATAAGTTTGCCTATTACGGTACTATTAACTACGACGGTTCTGAGGTGAACGTCTCTGCGACGCTCGAAAAGACGGGGAAGGTGGAAGGCGAAATTTACCTGCGTCAGGATACCGCTGCTGCGGGTGTCAAGGTCTACATTCCGGGTTCCCCGTGGGAAACGGAAACCGACAAGGATGGCGCCTTTACCCTCAAGAACGTTCCTGTCGGAGTCCTGCCGCTACTTGCGAAGTCTCCGGACCCGATTCACTTTGTTGATGCTGTCTATGTCGTGAGTGTTTCGCAGAAGTCTACCAGTTTCCGCGGGCCCATACCTACGGGCATGTTTGAATACTTCGCGCAGTCTACCGTCGAGGAAGAACCGGTTGACGATATCGTGAATAACATTGATGCGGTCGGTTCTGCAGAACTGCTGTTCCCGCTTTCTCCGGAATACGGGCTCAGAAGCTGGTGGCCGATGGACTACCTCGCCGATGCCGGAAAGGACACGAAGAAGGTGAACGATGCGCGTGGCGGTACCGATGGTATTCTGCTCTATGGCGTGGATTCGCTCGAGGAAGGGGCTACGGAGAAGGCGCTTGCGCTCTATGGTAGCGACCAGTTCGGTGTTATCGAGGGCGAACGCAGCATTCTCGACAGTGCGAAGGCATTGACGCTCGAAGCCTGGATCCGCCTGGAAAAACCGAGTTCGAAGAACTACCGCATGAACCTTATCGGCAAGCTCGGTTTCGGCTCCAGCGAAGACAAGGACGTATTCAGCCTGGCTCTCGTGCAGGGCGAATGCGGCCGCAAGAATGTTTCGCTCGGGTTCTTTATCGCGGACGGCTCCAGCAATTCGCTTGATTGCGAAGATGCTGCCTTCGTGGATTACAAGCTCTTTGATGAATGGGTGTATGTGACAGCGGTATGGGATGGGAATACTTCTGCGTTATACGTTAATGGGGTAAAGGTGGCCGACAAGGCTGTCTCGGTAACGCAGATAGGTGTTTCTTCCGAGCCGATATTCTTCGGCAAGGAATCCGTAAATCTCAAACTAGACGATGTTCGGTTGAGTACTTCGGCCATAGGAGAATCCGATGTGCTCTACCGTTACTATCTCAAGGGAGGTGCCATATGATCGACAACGAAAACAACCTCGACATCGCTCGCTTCGAAGTCAACCAGAGCGGTCGTATTCTTTCGGGAAACAAGCGGTTCTGCCGCATGTTCGGGTTCTCCGAATCCGAAGTCGTGTGGCATTACATTACCGATTGCTACCGTTATCACGGCGACTGGGAAACCTTCAGCAGCTGTGACAACCTTTCGCAGACGAAGTTCATCTTCCGCATGCGCAACCGTAAGGGCCGTAGTTTCAAGTGCTGCCTCTCGCGTGAAGTTGTGCAGGACGAAAATGGCAGGGTGACCTTCCGCAATACCGTGAGCCGCCTCGGCGA
This genomic interval carries:
- a CDS encoding LamG-like jellyroll fold domain-containing protein, whose protein sequence is MFNFKHISLCAAGLAFGLAGLHFVACTTEVANGVSEETNTVAGILMDGSGKAVAGVPVCARHFMFDTISVVDTTDSDGKFGLAISRQGQYGLSASKDKFAYYGTINYDGSEVNVSATLEKTGKVEGEIYLRQDTAAAGVKVYIPGSPWETETDKDGAFTLKNVPVGVLPLLAKSPDPIHFVDAVYVVSVSQKSTSFRGPIPTGMFEYFAQSTVEEEPVDDIVNNIDAVGSAELLFPLSPEYGLRSWWPMDYLADAGKDTKKVNDARGGTDGILLYGVDSLEEGATEKALALYGSDQFGVIEGERSILDSAKALTLEAWIRLEKPSSKNYRMNLIGKLGFGSSEDKDVFSLALVQGECGRKNVSLGFFIADGSSNSLDCEDAAFVDYKLFDEWVYVTAVWDGNTSALYVNGVKVADKAVSVTQIGVSSEPIFFGKESVNLKLDDVRLSTSAIGESDVLYRYYLKGGAI
- a CDS encoding TIGR02147 family protein, which produces MKRVMEYQNFRIYVRDFYTERKRSSGFTWRDFAKAAGYSSPVFLKLVCDDKANLSDVGIERVANAMGLTGADLQYFRVLVNFNQEKDSAKKKELFKELRAIAKDNEMTLVGEDQYDYYESWINPVLRELVPQVPDATPAQMADMLAFDTQAAEVKKALKLLQKVGLLDKDSEGRYEQSSKAITTGNIEVASLSVREMHRQMGQLAVRSLDEVPVNERDVSGLTIGVSEDAYYRITKEIEDFRRRIASIVMQDTDEDRVYRLNVQLFPLTKKIKKGEKNV
- a CDS encoding PAS domain-containing protein — its product is MIDNENNLDIARFEVNQSGRILSGNKRFCRMFGFSESEVVWHYITDCYRYHGDWETFSSCDNLSQTKFIFRMRNRKGRSFKCCLSREVVQDENGRVTFRNTVSRLGEPVLAKEVPHVEESRSVVFINKCAHCGEQVRVNSLAETRMRVLCDACAAKAYPEAFNLAAAQV